In Oncorhynchus mykiss isolate Arlee chromosome 1, USDA_OmykA_1.1, whole genome shotgun sequence, the following proteins share a genomic window:
- the odf3b gene encoding LOW QUALITY PROTEIN: outer dense fiber protein 3-B (The sequence of the model RefSeq protein was modified relative to this genomic sequence to represent the inferred CDS: inserted 1 base in 1 codon) — protein sequence YAPASSLSAWSKGFHNDQTPGPAAYMQPSVLGPATVNKTSTPNFSRRGCSKMVSFHEDLQKVSGPGTFRVVDPCTYKQKPPHYSMTGCNSMPGDTTMKPXPGAHHPEQVTFTRIKPPSFTFKIHHSEFIAPLIVDVV from the exons TATGCCCCTGCCTCCTCCCTGTCTGCTTGGAGCAAAGGCTTCCACAACGACCAGACCCCAG GCCCTGCTGCTTACATGCAGCCCTCTGTGCTGGGGCCTGCCACCGTCAACAAAACCTCCACCCCTAACTTCTCCCGCCGAGGATGCAGCAAGATGGTCAGTTTCCACGAGGACCTGCAGAAG GTCTCTGGCCCAGGGACATTCAGAGTGGTGGACCCCTGCACCTACAAACAAAAGCCCCCCCACTACAGCATGACAGGATGCAACAGCATGCCTGGAGACACCACCATGAAAC GGCCCGGAGCTCACCACCCTGAACAG GTGACCTTCACCAGGATCAAACCTCCAAGCTTCACTTTCAAAATTCATCATTCCGAGTTCATCGCTCCACTCATCGTGGACGTGGTGTAA